In a single window of the Terriglobus roseus genome:
- a CDS encoding VOC family protein: MDASGRLTSIGQPVPELPVADVERAQQFYRDVFAFEVRWLSTDKTIGAVSRGDAAIFFRQRQAPFEPAVHWIFAPDIDATYRELKSSGADVVDPLERKPWGLRQFTVRDPDGNLFYFHCD; encoded by the coding sequence ATGGACGCAAGCGGGAGATTGACTTCTATCGGCCAGCCCGTCCCTGAGCTGCCAGTTGCGGACGTGGAGCGGGCACAGCAGTTCTATCGCGACGTGTTCGCGTTCGAGGTCCGATGGCTCTCCACGGACAAGACCATTGGTGCGGTCTCACGAGGTGACGCCGCAATCTTCTTTCGACAGCGCCAGGCACCGTTTGAGCCCGCCGTTCACTGGATCTTCGCGCCGGACATCGACGCAACCTACCGGGAACTCAAGTCGTCCGGAGCCGACGTCGTTGATCCTCTGGAGAGAAAACCCTGGGGACTGCGACAGTTCACGGTCCGGGATCCTGACGGAAATCTCTTCTATTTCCACTGTGACTAG
- a CDS encoding DinB family protein gives MLPILRLAEEAAEDEAMANETAGFKLITADDLLKHWQEHRRLTRKVIEAFPEDKLFHFSVGGMRTFGELSCEFLGMVIPVVDGVATGKWEEFKFAKPTTKADLLRLWDVQTEQLNEKFPGIPEARFSEVDKAFGQWEMPGLTMIQYAIENEIHHRGQGYVYLRALGIEPPLFYDRS, from the coding sequence ATGCTCCCTATTCTGAGGTTAGCCGAAGAGGCTGCGGAGGACGAGGCAATGGCGAACGAAACGGCAGGATTCAAGCTGATCACGGCAGATGATCTGCTCAAGCATTGGCAGGAACACAGACGGCTCACCCGAAAGGTCATCGAGGCATTTCCGGAGGACAAGCTCTTTCACTTTTCCGTGGGCGGCATGCGGACCTTCGGTGAACTGAGCTGCGAATTTCTCGGCATGGTCATTCCGGTCGTGGACGGCGTGGCGACCGGTAAGTGGGAAGAGTTCAAGTTTGCGAAACCGACGACAAAGGCAGATCTGCTGCGTTTGTGGGACGTGCAGACGGAGCAGCTGAACGAGAAGTTTCCCGGCATTCCGGAGGCCCGCTTCAGCGAAGTAGACAAGGCGTTCGGGCAGTGGGAGATGCCCGGCCTGACCATGATCCAGTACGCCATCGAGAACGAGATCCATCACCGCGGGCAGGGATACGTGTATCTTCGCGCTCTTGGAATCGAGCCACCGCTGTTCTACGACCGCAGCTAA
- the nusB gene encoding transcription antitermination factor NusB: protein MGARRKARELAMQMLYQSDLGKQTAAEVRRVFWQSRTDEEGAQTVDLETQSFAEDLFRVAVERSDEIDDLIETHSQHWRVHRMAVVDRNLLRMAIAEMVGFKATPHPIIINEALEIGRRYAAPESITFLNGVLDAVSRTVLAKRLA from the coding sequence ATGGGCGCTCGGCGCAAGGCACGCGAACTGGCGATGCAGATGTTGTATCAGAGCGATTTGGGCAAGCAGACAGCAGCGGAGGTTCGCCGCGTCTTCTGGCAGAGTCGCACGGATGAAGAGGGCGCGCAGACGGTTGACCTGGAGACGCAGAGCTTTGCGGAGGACCTGTTTCGCGTGGCCGTGGAACGCAGTGACGAAATCGATGATCTGATCGAGACACACTCACAGCACTGGCGCGTGCATCGGATGGCCGTGGTCGACCGGAACCTGCTGCGGATGGCCATCGCGGAGATGGTTGGCTTCAAGGCCACGCCGCACCCGATCATCATCAATGAGGCACTGGAGATCGGTCGCCGGTATGCTGCTCCGGAGAGCATCACGTTCTTAAACGGCGTACTGGATGCTGTCTCGCGAACGGTGTTGGCGAAGCGTTTGGCGTAA
- a CDS encoding 3-keto-disaccharide hydrolase produces MVRSNFSSLIVLAAIAVVPFAAHAQAAPAAAAPGPKHEDTEFYQPVPPVVTPAATVGAAPSDAVKLFDGTDLSQWVAVKDGSPADWVITDGILTVKKGGLGNIETKQRFKDYQLHLEWRIPANITGESQGRGNSGVFLASTGKGDAGYELQILDSYNNPTYTNGMLGSLYKQTAPLANAARKPGEWQSYDIVWNAPRFNADGSVQTPAFATVFENGVLVENHFQLKGETLYVGQPVYKAYDTAPIKLQAHGDKSEPLSFRNIWVRPVHDIGPSH; encoded by the coding sequence ATGGTGCGTTCTAACTTTTCGTCGCTGATCGTCCTTGCTGCAATCGCAGTTGTCCCGTTCGCTGCTCATGCCCAGGCGGCGCCAGCCGCTGCTGCCCCCGGCCCAAAGCATGAGGACACGGAGTTTTACCAGCCTGTGCCACCGGTCGTGACGCCCGCCGCAACCGTAGGCGCTGCGCCCTCGGACGCGGTGAAGCTGTTCGATGGGACAGACCTTTCGCAGTGGGTTGCCGTAAAGGACGGCTCGCCTGCGGACTGGGTCATCACCGACGGAATTCTGACCGTGAAGAAGGGCGGTCTCGGCAACATTGAGACGAAGCAGCGCTTCAAGGACTACCAGTTGCACCTGGAATGGCGCATCCCTGCGAACATCACGGGCGAAAGCCAGGGACGTGGCAACAGCGGTGTCTTCCTGGCATCCACGGGCAAGGGCGACGCAGGGTATGAGCTGCAGATCCTGGACAGCTACAACAACCCGACCTATACCAATGGCATGCTGGGCAGCCTGTACAAGCAGACCGCGCCGCTGGCCAACGCGGCACGCAAGCCGGGCGAGTGGCAGAGCTATGACATTGTCTGGAACGCACCGCGGTTCAATGCAGATGGCAGCGTGCAGACCCCGGCCTTCGCCACGGTCTTCGAAAACGGCGTGCTGGTCGAGAATCACTTCCAATTAAAGGGCGAGACGCTGTACGTGGGCCAGCCGGTCTACAAGGCGTATGACACCGCTCCCATCAAGCTGCAGGCGCACGGTGATAAGAGTGAGCCGCTGAGCTTCCGCAACATCTGGGTTCGGCCCGTCCACGACATCGGCCCAAGCCACTAG
- a CDS encoding phosphoketolase family protein → MSSTAPIPTMDVLSIDELRKMDAYWRACNYLCVGMLYLVANPLLREPLKPEHIKNRLLGHWGSDPGQTFTWVHLNRLIKKYDLNMIYLAGPGHGAPATLSNSYLEGVYSEIYPDKSENLEGLQKFFKQFSFPGGIGSHCTPETPGSIHEGGELGYSISHAFGAVFDNPDLIATVVVGDGEAETGPLATSWHSNKFLNPVQDGAVLPILHLNGYKIANPTILARITPEELEHLFLGYGWQPYIVEGDDPAVMHPKMAAVTEHCIKEIRAIQAKARSAAPGAPVERPRWPMIILRTPKGWTCPKEIDGHKLEGSWRAHQMPILDPVTNPAHLKLVEHWMRSYKPEELFDEAGKLIAELKEMAPVGDRRITANPHANGGKLRKPLDLPRFAEYAVKVEQPGHVILSSTDTLAHFLRDAMRKNMTSFRVFGPDETASNKLQVIYEGSHGKTWMAAQLPEDADGGYLSTTGRVMEMLSEHTLEGWFEGYVLTGRHGFFSTYEAFVHIIDSMFNQHAKWLEKSKLELRWRQPISSINLLITSLVWRQDHNGFTHQDPGFLDIVTNKSPEVTRIYLPPDANCLLSVADHCLRSVDYINVIVADKAEHLQYLTMPQAIDHCTKGIGIWDFASNDEGVEPDAVIACAGDIPTSEALAAVAILRERCPDVKLRFVNVVDLFRLMPEREHPHGLSEREFDSLFTIDKPVIFNFHAYAALIHKLTYKRKNHDNFHVRGYKEKGNINTPLELAILNQVDRFNLAIDVIDRVPKLQATASHTKQWLQDQIIECVNYAHANGIDSPELRNWTWTTPTA, encoded by the coding sequence ATGAGTTCGACTGCTCCAATTCCCACCATGGATGTTCTTTCCATCGACGAACTGCGCAAGATGGACGCCTACTGGCGCGCGTGTAACTACCTGTGCGTCGGCATGCTGTACCTTGTCGCGAATCCTCTGCTGCGCGAGCCGCTGAAGCCGGAGCACATCAAGAACCGCCTGCTGGGCCACTGGGGATCCGACCCGGGCCAGACCTTCACATGGGTCCACCTCAATCGCCTCATCAAGAAGTACGACCTCAACATGATCTATCTCGCAGGCCCCGGACACGGTGCGCCCGCAACCCTCTCGAACAGCTATCTCGAAGGTGTGTATTCGGAGATCTATCCGGACAAGAGCGAGAATCTCGAAGGCCTGCAGAAGTTCTTCAAGCAGTTCTCCTTTCCCGGCGGCATCGGCAGCCACTGCACACCGGAAACGCCCGGCTCCATCCACGAAGGCGGCGAACTCGGCTACAGCATCTCGCACGCCTTTGGCGCGGTCTTCGACAACCCGGACCTGATCGCAACGGTCGTCGTCGGCGATGGCGAAGCGGAGACCGGCCCCCTTGCCACCTCGTGGCATTCCAACAAATTTCTGAACCCCGTGCAGGATGGCGCTGTTCTTCCCATCCTGCATTTGAACGGCTACAAGATCGCCAATCCGACCATCCTGGCGCGCATCACGCCAGAGGAGTTGGAGCATCTCTTCCTCGGCTATGGATGGCAGCCCTACATTGTCGAAGGCGATGACCCCGCGGTGATGCACCCGAAGATGGCTGCGGTCACCGAGCACTGCATCAAGGAGATCCGCGCGATCCAGGCGAAGGCACGTTCCGCAGCACCGGGAGCACCGGTCGAGAGGCCACGCTGGCCCATGATCATCCTGCGCACGCCCAAGGGCTGGACATGCCCCAAGGAGATCGACGGCCACAAACTGGAAGGCTCATGGCGCGCACACCAGATGCCGATCCTCGACCCCGTCACCAACCCGGCACACCTGAAGCTGGTGGAGCACTGGATGCGCAGCTACAAGCCGGAAGAACTCTTCGACGAGGCCGGCAAGCTGATCGCAGAACTGAAAGAGATGGCGCCCGTCGGCGATCGTCGCATCACCGCCAACCCGCATGCCAACGGCGGCAAGCTGCGCAAGCCACTGGATCTGCCACGCTTCGCAGAGTATGCCGTAAAGGTCGAGCAACCGGGCCACGTGATTCTGTCGTCAACCGACACTCTCGCGCATTTCCTGCGGGATGCCATGCGGAAGAACATGACCAGCTTCCGCGTCTTCGGTCCGGATGAGACGGCTTCCAACAAGCTGCAGGTTATCTACGAAGGCAGCCACGGCAAGACGTGGATGGCGGCGCAGTTGCCGGAAGACGCAGACGGCGGCTACCTCTCCACCACGGGCCGCGTCATGGAAATGCTCAGCGAGCACACGCTTGAGGGCTGGTTCGAAGGCTACGTTCTCACCGGTCGTCACGGCTTCTTCTCGACCTACGAAGCCTTCGTCCACATCATCGACTCCATGTTCAACCAGCACGCCAAGTGGCTTGAGAAGTCAAAACTCGAGCTGCGGTGGCGTCAGCCGATCTCCTCCATCAACCTGCTCATCACTTCACTGGTGTGGCGGCAGGATCATAACGGCTTCACCCATCAGGATCCGGGCTTCCTCGACATCGTCACCAACAAAAGCCCGGAAGTTACGCGAATCTATCTTCCACCCGATGCGAACTGCCTGCTGAGCGTGGCAGACCACTGCCTGCGCAGCGTGGATTACATCAACGTCATCGTCGCAGACAAGGCCGAGCACCTGCAGTACCTGACCATGCCGCAGGCCATCGACCATTGCACCAAGGGCATCGGCATCTGGGACTTCGCCAGCAATGACGAGGGCGTGGAACCGGATGCAGTGATCGCCTGCGCCGGCGACATTCCAACGTCGGAAGCACTCGCAGCCGTGGCAATCCTTCGCGAACGCTGCCCCGACGTGAAGCTGCGCTTCGTCAACGTGGTTGACCTCTTCCGCCTCATGCCGGAACGTGAACATCCGCACGGACTCTCCGAGCGGGAGTTCGACAGCCTGTTCACCATCGACAAGCCGGTCATCTTTAACTTCCACGCCTACGCCGCGCTCATCCACAAACTCACGTACAAGCGTAAGAATCACGACAACTTCCATGTGCGCGGCTACAAGGAAAAGGGCAACATCAACACGCCGCTGGAACTCGCCATCCTGAACCAGGTGGATCGCTTCAACCTGGCGATTGACGTCATAGATCGCGTTCCGAAGCTACAGGCAACGGCTTCCCACACGAAGCAGTGGCTGCAGGACCAGATCATCGAATGCGTGAACTACGCGCATGCCAACGGCATCGACTCGCCGGAGCTGCGTAACTGGACGTGGACGACGCCGACTGCCTAG
- a CDS encoding S9 family peptidase, translating into MRFSAVASAAGLAASLLIAPYATAQRPGSDTTNIFTPEMKFFANPDPRIAQYESSQRTGTPVRQIGAVELSPDGKKIAWIVGTEPVAGGGRRGGMQLHISPALSPSPSEPAISAGDGCSSSLPRWSPDGATLAFVGTCADHQPQIYLRDASGKVSQLTHIKGTLTSPTWAPDGSSIGFLYVENATRSAGALAAMKPPAGVVGQDGVEIQWVAAANAKTGEVSVVSPKTLHAYEFDWAPDSKHVAFIAANPPGENTWWIAQMYTVATGDPSSAKSILNPVTAGGSLHGLQIAVPRYSPDGRNIAFIGGLMSDQGSTGGDIYLMGSDGSGLQDLTTGRKSTPVYIAWADNDHIAFSEYHSGKSHLSVLGTNGKELLAGWTAPQSVASGRAAASFSFSPAAKMIAFTSAGPDKAVEVYAGDPRGIRAVTQINAHATSAASKTVSVEWDNDGFHVQGWLTLPENYDPAKKYPMIVSVHGGPSAEVGPSFGGAGAGLYAHLGYFLLQPNPRGSYGQGEAFVQANRKDFGYGDLRDILKGVDAAEKQYSIDDKRLGLTGWSYGGFMSMFAITQTNRFRAAVAGAGISNWQSYYGENSIDQWMVPFFGATVYDDPAVYAKSSAINFINKVTTPELILVGDRDGECPAPQSYEMWHALRALGKKTELVVYPNEGHGFTNPAHNADRTARTVAWFEDNMK; encoded by the coding sequence ATGCGCTTTTCTGCAGTTGCCTCCGCGGCCGGCCTGGCTGCCAGCCTCCTTATCGCCCCCTATGCCACCGCCCAGCGCCCCGGCTCAGACACCACGAACATCTTCACCCCCGAGATGAAGTTCTTCGCGAACCCCGATCCGCGCATCGCGCAGTACGAGTCATCGCAGCGCACCGGGACGCCCGTCCGCCAGATTGGCGCTGTCGAACTGTCCCCGGACGGCAAGAAGATCGCCTGGATCGTCGGCACCGAGCCCGTTGCAGGTGGCGGACGCCGCGGTGGCATGCAGCTGCACATCAGCCCGGCTCTTTCGCCCAGCCCGTCCGAACCGGCCATCTCTGCTGGCGATGGCTGCAGCAGCAGCCTGCCGCGCTGGTCGCCCGATGGTGCCACGCTCGCCTTCGTCGGCACCTGTGCCGACCATCAGCCGCAGATCTACCTGCGTGACGCCAGCGGCAAGGTTTCGCAATTGACGCACATCAAGGGCACACTGACCTCGCCCACGTGGGCCCCGGATGGCTCCTCGATCGGATTCCTGTATGTAGAGAACGCCACGCGTTCCGCCGGTGCCCTTGCCGCCATGAAGCCGCCCGCCGGCGTCGTCGGCCAGGATGGTGTGGAGATCCAGTGGGTCGCCGCTGCGAACGCGAAGACCGGTGAGGTCAGTGTCGTATCGCCGAAGACACTGCATGCATACGAGTTCGACTGGGCCCCCGACTCGAAGCACGTTGCCTTTATCGCCGCCAACCCGCCGGGCGAGAACACCTGGTGGATCGCGCAGATGTACACCGTCGCGACCGGCGATCCGTCCAGCGCGAAGTCGATTCTGAATCCTGTCACGGCGGGCGGCTCGCTCCATGGCCTTCAGATCGCCGTGCCCCGCTACTCGCCCGATGGCCGCAACATCGCCTTCATTGGCGGCCTCATGTCCGACCAGGGTTCCACTGGCGGCGACATCTACCTGATGGGCTCGGACGGCAGCGGCCTGCAGGACTTGACCACCGGCCGCAAGTCCACGCCCGTCTACATCGCCTGGGCAGACAACGACCACATCGCGTTCAGCGAGTACCACTCGGGCAAGAGCCACCTTAGCGTCCTCGGCACCAACGGCAAAGAGCTGCTCGCAGGCTGGACGGCGCCACAGTCCGTCGCCAGTGGTCGCGCGGCAGCGTCGTTCTCCTTCTCGCCCGCGGCCAAGATGATCGCCTTCACCTCGGCCGGCCCCGATAAGGCCGTCGAAGTGTACGCAGGAGATCCGCGCGGCATCCGCGCTGTCACCCAGATCAACGCACACGCCACCAGCGCGGCAAGCAAGACGGTTTCGGTCGAGTGGGATAACGATGGCTTCCACGTGCAGGGCTGGCTGACGCTGCCGGAAAACTATGACCCCGCGAAGAAGTACCCCATGATCGTCAGCGTGCATGGCGGCCCGTCGGCAGAGGTCGGTCCAAGCTTTGGCGGTGCTGGCGCCGGTCTGTATGCGCATCTCGGCTACTTCCTGCTGCAGCCCAACCCGCGCGGATCGTACGGCCAGGGCGAAGCCTTCGTTCAGGCCAACCGAAAGGACTTCGGCTACGGCGACCTCCGCGACATCCTCAAGGGTGTCGACGCCGCAGAGAAGCAGTACAGCATCGACGACAAGCGCCTCGGACTCACCGGCTGGAGCTACGGCGGTTTCATGAGCATGTTCGCCATCACCCAGACGAACCGCTTCCGCGCGGCAGTCGCCGGAGCCGGCATCAGCAACTGGCAGAGCTACTACGGCGAGAACTCCATTGACCAGTGGATGGTGCCCTTCTTCGGCGCAACCGTCTATGACGATCCCGCCGTTTACGCCAAGTCCTCCGCCATCAACTTCATCAACAAGGTCACCACGCCCGAACTGATTCTCGTAGGCGATCGCGACGGCGAATGCCCCGCACCGCAGAGCTACGAGATGTGGCACGCACTGCGCGCGCTTGGCAAGAAGACCGAACTGGTCGTCTACCCCAACGAAGGCCACGGCTTCACCAACCCCGCGCACAATGCGGACCGCACCGCACGCACCGTGGCATGGTTCGAAGACAACATGAAGTAG
- a CDS encoding acetate/propionate family kinase, whose translation MNVLVLNAGSSSIKFSLFNLYDETSDPRLLLDGELSDTAKPQATLEFSQDDQAKEKRSVPGGGNNAAAIGSVLDTVASANAGKVDAVGYRVVHPGPHITGHARVTETLLKELEAAAAFAPLHDPEAVDLIRETMRRMPGIPHVACFDTVFHQTMPEEASTYPIPKDLRDRGVKRYGFHGLSCESVVRQLRLAGPLPQRLVIAHLGSGCSVTAVLDGLSVDTTMGLTPTGGIVMGTRPGDLDPGLMLYLLRREEGPDAAKNVEHLLNHDAGMVALTGLPNDMKAVRQAAATGNHAALLALKIFTRGIRKAIGSFAWLMGGLDAIVFTGGIGEHDAATRLEVLAGSDVSINSSLNQLQDQNLHSISASDSKTAVFAVTAQEDLVIALHAKRIVSADA comes from the coding sequence ATGAATGTACTTGTCCTGAACGCCGGATCGTCATCGATCAAATTTTCGCTCTTCAATCTGTACGACGAAACCTCTGACCCGCGACTGTTACTGGACGGGGAGTTGAGCGACACGGCAAAGCCACAGGCCACGCTCGAGTTCTCTCAGGACGATCAGGCGAAGGAGAAGCGATCGGTTCCGGGTGGGGGGAACAATGCTGCGGCCATCGGCAGCGTGCTGGATACGGTTGCGTCCGCCAACGCGGGCAAGGTCGATGCCGTCGGCTATCGCGTCGTGCATCCGGGCCCGCACATCACCGGCCATGCACGCGTCACCGAAACACTGCTCAAAGAATTGGAAGCTGCAGCAGCCTTCGCCCCGCTGCACGATCCTGAGGCAGTCGACCTCATCCGCGAAACCATGCGGCGGATGCCCGGCATCCCGCACGTGGCGTGTTTCGATACGGTCTTCCACCAGACCATGCCGGAAGAAGCGAGCACTTATCCCATTCCAAAGGATCTTCGCGATCGCGGCGTAAAGCGTTACGGATTCCACGGTCTCAGTTGCGAGTCGGTTGTACGCCAGCTGCGACTCGCCGGGCCGCTGCCGCAGCGGCTGGTCATTGCGCATCTGGGCAGCGGCTGCAGCGTCACTGCGGTGTTGGATGGCCTTTCAGTCGATACCACCATGGGCCTAACGCCCACCGGCGGCATCGTCATGGGAACTCGCCCGGGCGATCTTGACCCGGGCCTGATGCTCTACCTGTTGCGGCGCGAAGAAGGCCCCGACGCCGCAAAGAACGTGGAGCACCTGTTGAATCATGATGCCGGCATGGTCGCGCTCACCGGCCTTCCCAACGACATGAAGGCTGTTCGTCAGGCAGCCGCAACCGGCAACCACGCTGCGTTGCTGGCGCTGAAGATCTTCACACGCGGTATCCGCAAGGCCATCGGCAGTTTTGCATGGCTGATGGGCGGTCTTGATGCCATCGTCTTCACCGGCGGCATCGGCGAGCATGATGCTGCGACGCGGCTGGAAGTGCTTGCCGGCAGTGACGTCTCCATTAACTCCTCGCTAAACCAGCTACAGGATCAGAACCTTCACAGCATCAGCGCATCCGATTCAAAGACGGCGGTCTTCGCCGTCACCGCCCAGGAAGATCTTGTCATCGCCCTGCACGCGAAACGCATCGTTTCGGCGGACGCATAG
- a CDS encoding lipid-binding SYLF domain-containing protein, producing the protein MRHLIASALVALTVIAAPAAQAQGPEKLTNRINKAHEVLHSLMDTPDKGVPLDIAASAQCVVVVPAFKKAAFVFGGEYGQGVATCRTGHGWSAPVFVQMAGGSFGFQIGGQSTDIVLIGRTHKSLDHLLHDKVKLGGDASVAGGPVGRDAQASTTELANAEFLTYSRNKGLFAGIDLNGDEVNQNKKDTTEFYGKEIPYATVLSGAVPTPPAAQHFIKTVNELFRKGRVRESK; encoded by the coding sequence ATGCGCCATCTGATCGCCTCTGCCCTCGTTGCTCTGACTGTGATTGCTGCCCCCGCCGCACAGGCCCAGGGACCGGAGAAACTAACTAACCGCATTAACAAGGCGCATGAAGTCCTGCACTCGCTGATGGACACGCCGGACAAGGGTGTGCCGCTCGATATTGCCGCCTCCGCACAGTGCGTCGTCGTCGTGCCTGCCTTCAAAAAAGCAGCATTCGTCTTCGGCGGTGAGTATGGTCAGGGTGTCGCAACCTGCCGCACAGGTCATGGCTGGAGCGCGCCCGTATTCGTTCAGATGGCTGGCGGCAGCTTCGGCTTCCAGATCGGCGGCCAGTCCACCGACATCGTCCTGATCGGCCGCACCCATAAGAGCCTCGACCACCTGCTGCATGACAAGGTCAAGCTGGGCGGCGACGCTTCCGTTGCAGGCGGCCCGGTGGGTCGCGATGCGCAGGCATCTACAACCGAACTGGCCAACGCTGAGTTCCTCACGTACTCGCGTAACAAGGGTCTCTTCGCCGGCATCGATCTCAACGGCGATGAAGTCAACCAGAACAAGAAGGACACCACAGAGTTCTACGGTAAGGAGATTCCTTACGCCACGGTACTCAGCGGTGCCGTTCCGACTCCGCCGGCAGCACAGCACTTTATCAAGACGGTGAACGAACTCTTCCGCAAGGGCCGCGTTCGCGAAAGCAAGTAA
- a CDS encoding helix-turn-helix transcriptional regulator — translation MYDPIMRVFIVLEILQGRDHVTGAELAQRLEVDLRTVQRYIVRLKDLGIPIGSSPGVGGAYRLRRGFQLPPLLLTNEEAFGLSLGLRALRQIGLAAFAPATEGALAKLGRVLPDSLRESIRTVEDVVSLEPGPWVAPTSMECLVTSASAIRAERRIFFAYQSHDQTTSNREIEPYAMMHTDGRWYLIGRCLARNALRTFRLDRMTQVEMLPTSFDRPTDFDARRYMAERMPFIQSEHQIDVWIDMTVKEANHNFALWRVSMLPEQGGIRLRCGRDRLELFAAMLLSTGRRIVVHHPAELRETFHRISLRATEAAASTP, via the coding sequence ATGTACGACCCCATCATGCGCGTCTTCATCGTCCTCGAGATCCTGCAGGGCCGTGACCACGTCACAGGCGCAGAACTGGCCCAGCGACTCGAAGTGGACCTTCGCACGGTGCAGCGGTACATCGTACGGCTGAAGGATCTGGGAATCCCGATTGGGTCTTCGCCCGGCGTGGGTGGGGCATACCGCCTGCGGCGCGGATTCCAGTTGCCTCCCCTTCTGCTGACGAATGAGGAGGCCTTCGGACTCTCGCTGGGTTTGCGTGCGCTCCGACAGATCGGGCTGGCAGCCTTCGCTCCTGCGACCGAGGGTGCATTGGCCAAGCTGGGGCGCGTCCTCCCGGACTCCCTGCGCGAAAGCATTCGCACCGTGGAAGATGTCGTCTCTCTTGAACCTGGCCCCTGGGTGGCACCCACATCGATGGAGTGCCTTGTGACATCCGCTTCTGCGATCCGCGCCGAACGGCGCATATTCTTCGCGTACCAGTCGCACGACCAGACCACGTCGAACCGCGAGATTGAGCCCTACGCCATGATGCACACGGACGGCCGCTGGTACCTGATCGGCCGCTGTCTCGCCCGCAATGCCCTGCGCACCTTCCGGCTGGATCGCATGACGCAGGTTGAGATGCTCCCCACCTCATTCGACCGCCCAACAGACTTCGACGCCCGCCGCTACATGGCGGAGCGAATGCCTTTCATCCAGTCGGAACACCAGATCGATGTCTGGATCGATATGACAGTGAAGGAAGCAAACCACAACTTTGCCCTGTGGCGTGTCTCCATGCTGCCGGAGCAGGGCGGTATCCGTCTCCGCTGCGGACGCGATCGCCTGGAGTTGTTCGCAGCCATGCTGCTCAGTACAGGGCGCAGGATCGTCGTGCATCACCCCGCCGAGCTACGGGAAACATTTCATCGGATCTCCCTCCGAGCGACAGAGGCTGCCGCCAGCACTCCATAG
- the ribH gene encoding 6,7-dimethyl-8-ribityllumazine synthase yields the protein MIKGLTVVKPVASAAAWERLSSLFAELGFEPGRGWDDGTGKGASFLAPVGNAEFVTGRMPGVPELLVECTQIDIVHGIVKRWLAAEARTEEISLRLSEVVETHWKSRMFTVDLSDSLPSTFLASQQNAGPSTSLRSAQDDKSVGGTSGLRFAQDDKSVGGSGPLQFGFWEREDVLAGLPVAVEGDLSAAGMKFGIVTARWNAVITDRLLQGSLDGILRSGGRRDDIDIVRVPGAWEVPAAARMMADLRDADGKRKYDAIITLGCLLRGETAHYEAIYNEAARGIGQSQQETGIPHAFGVLTCETLEQALNRAGVKAGNKGFEAAVAAIEMVSIARKIGHAAAGEHDGSGVSAGRAAQADVDRAVALEGGK from the coding sequence ATGATCAAGGGATTGACGGTGGTGAAGCCGGTGGCTTCGGCGGCGGCCTGGGAGCGACTTTCGTCGTTGTTTGCTGAGCTGGGATTTGAGCCGGGGCGTGGCTGGGATGACGGCACGGGCAAGGGCGCGTCGTTTCTGGCGCCGGTCGGCAATGCGGAGTTTGTTACGGGCCGGATGCCCGGTGTGCCGGAGCTGCTGGTCGAATGCACGCAGATCGACATTGTGCACGGCATTGTGAAGCGATGGCTGGCTGCAGAGGCTCGTACGGAAGAGATCTCTTTGCGCCTGTCAGAGGTCGTGGAGACGCATTGGAAGTCGCGGATGTTTACGGTGGACCTGAGTGATTCGCTGCCTTCGACATTTTTGGCGAGCCAGCAGAATGCAGGTCCTTCGACTTCGCTGCGCTCCGCTCAGGATGACAAATCCGTGGGAGGAACCAGCGGATTGCGCTTCGCTCAGGATGACAAGTCCGTAGGGGGATCGGGGCCGTTGCAGTTTGGCTTCTGGGAGCGTGAGGATGTGCTGGCTGGATTGCCGGTTGCGGTTGAGGGTGACCTGAGCGCGGCTGGCATGAAGTTCGGCATTGTGACGGCTCGCTGGAATGCGGTGATCACGGATCGTCTGCTGCAGGGTTCGCTCGATGGCATTCTGCGGAGTGGCGGTCGTCGTGACGACATCGATATTGTGCGTGTGCCGGGTGCGTGGGAGGTTCCTGCGGCGGCTCGGATGATGGCGGATCTGCGGGATGCGGATGGCAAGCGGAAGTATGACGCGATCATCACGCTGGGCTGCCTGCTGCGTGGCGAGACCGCGCACTACGAGGCGATTTACAACGAGGCAGCGCGCGGCATCGGGCAAAGCCAGCAGGAGACGGGCATTCCGCATGCGTTTGGCGTGCTGACCTGCGAGACGCTGGAGCAGGCGCTGAATCGTGCCGGTGTGAAGGCCGGGAACAAGGGATTTGAAGCAGCCGTGGCGGCGATCGAGATGGTCTCGATCGCACGCAAGATCGGTCACGCGGCAGCGGGTGAGCATGATGGCAGCGGCGTGTCCGCTGGCCGTGCGGCTCAGGCTGACGTGGACCGTGCGGTTGCATTGGAAGGTGGCAAGTGA